A stretch of DNA from Agelaius phoeniceus isolate bAgePho1 chromosome 4, bAgePho1.hap1, whole genome shotgun sequence:
CCATGAGAGGAGGGTCTGACATCACAGTCTGGGAACCAGCTTAGCTCCTTTTCCTGAAAAGAGGCAGGATACATCTTAGTATAGTTGACTTGTCCCTGTATTTCCCATCCTCCAAATCTTCCTAGGACGGTGCCTGCTTTCTTCTAAGATGtgatgagagagagaaagaggagtAAAGGGCAAAGGCAACAAAGAGGTCAAGAAGAGATGCTTTCCCTCAGACACTACTAAcaaggcacagcacaggagTTTCACACAGCTTCAGAAACCCTTGTTCCCCGCTGGTGAGCTCCGTCCAAGCCCGGGTTCACCAAGGtcacagcaaaagaaaaggttgtaCAACGCTGCTAAGCAACAAGTCATAAAAACCAACATCACCCTTGTCTTCTGCTGGTTGCAATTAGAGAACTACAAACAGGATCACAGATTCAGGGCCGGGAGAAAACCTTTAGCAGTGTGAGTGTGCACTGCTCCCAGCCACACAGCCCGTGCAGCAACTTCTCATTAGACACACGCCAGCATCCCCAGCCATTgcagcctgcacagggcaggtcAGCCCAGGCCTCTGAAGCTGTAATAGCCTTTGGCTTCTCACAGGTTGTAATCTTTAGGTTGTAGTGGTCCCTTTCAGttgaagaaacaaagcagaagtgTTGTCAGCCCCTGATTAACTTCAGGAATATTTGAGTCACGGTAAAAGGTGCATAACTAAAGCTTTTACAGGCTACTCTAACAGTGGAAGAGATGTAAGAGGAAATGAAGACATAGTGACACAGAGAAGGAACTCACTTTGCCACAGTATTTTAAGGAAGAATACAGCAATCTTATAATGCATTCTGAAAGGTGAAGCTTTTAAGTTGTTACAAGTAAACAATCTTTTACTCAAACTACAAGAACTTCTAACTATTCCCCACTTCAAGCACAATTACAAACAAACCCACCTAGTGCCAAAGGACAAGCAACCCATGGTCCCATGCAACACACAAATCCAAAAGATAGGAACAGGCATTGAATTTATAATTTTTGTAAGCCTCACACAGCAAACACTGTCAGTCACATCAGTTTCTGTGGCTTCACAGTGAATTATCCAAGATAATTCTTATGCTCCCACGGGaggaaaaatagagaaaaatacaCATTCCTCTTGCTGCTCCCTAATGTACCTTCTCCATACAATGTCATCAATGTCAgccctcttctccttccttgtTCATAAGCTGAACCATACCTTAGTATGACAGGAGGGAACAGAGTATGTCTGTCATACTTCCATTCTAAGGATGGACTCTAATTGCTTCtgagtttttaattttgaaatttttattctCTATTTACAAACGTTCCATTATGAGGGGGTTGGGCTACTTTTAAATAAACTGTAAGAATATGACTGTGGAGTAGATGAACTGGTTTTTGGAAGAGGAATCCCGTTGCTAGTCAGTCTGTGCACTGATGACTGTCCAACTTCTCAGGAGAACACACTAATGTTTCCTTAAATACATTCTTTACCAACTTTTGTTCAATCTTTCATCAAATTATAAATGTTTTAGAACAATCTATCAGGAATAGTTACAGAAGCACCAAAATCTGTAAAAACGTTTTTCTGATTTTAAGTCACGGAGTATGTTACTTATTGACTGTGCATCCAAGGGGGAGCAACAGAGCActctgaaaaaggaaaataaaaaggaaataaggatGTTTGTACCAGTACAGAGCAAGTCAGTAATTGACTCTTGCCACGTTACGAAAGAAAACTTTAGGAAGGGAACTGCgtacagttaaaaaaaaaaaaagtttctttgtATTCTTTAGCTTTACTCAACTCCCATGCCCCAAAATCTCAAACAGCCAACACATTGCAGATTTCATAAATAAGCAATATATGTGAGGAGAACATAAAGGCTGAAGCAGCATGCACAACAGGATGTAATGCATTTGCAGAAGGCGAGGGCAGATTAGATATCAAAGGAAAGTTTTTTATTACTTAAAGCAGGACATTACAACAGAACAGTAGTCAAGAAGGGGTCACTGGGTCCTGTCACTGAAAACAGAGAGATTAGATATGAAAGGAATAAGTCACACTAAGAGCATGAACTTGCTAAGAGCATTTTTCCAACCTTAAGTAACGTGGCTGTAAATATACGTGGGGCTCAGAGTAAAGATTATTGAACTGTAACCCTTACCCTCTCTGACCCATTTCAGAGTCCTGGGTAAATCACTTGATCTCACCACACTTGTTTTTGCCAGCTGTGAAACACCAGCAACATCTATTACACAGGGACCTGGGGAAAAGTTTCACACTTACAGACAACTGCAAGACTTTGTAGAAAACGACTTTGTGTATCTAAACAGTTTATTCCTTACCTCCCTAACTCATTTGTCTATTCATTTGTCTCTCAGTTGTCTCAGTTTGTCATGCCTCCAGCTACAAACTCCCTCTTGCTATTGGCTTCTCAAGAAGTTATATTATTTTCCCATACTATTCCGCAATAGCTGTGGGTTTAAGTGTTAACATGAGAGCAGTTTGACAACTCCAGAAACTAAGAATATGTCAACATCCTACTCAACAGATTTGTTTACTATCTTTTTTCAGAAGCCTGTTTACTTGAATAACaatattttaatgcattttagcCAAGTTAATCCCACAAAGCTAAAAATTATGAGCTGGAAACATTCCTCCCTATCTTGGGACATAGTGGATTGTTTATGGAGTTGTAGCCGACCAGCTgaagctctgcagcccttctgAAGACAATGCATCTGCCCAGCCCACAAGAACATGAACAAAACTGCACAATAAACTGAGCAGCAGCTGACTCCAAAACACATCACAGCAAAATTTTACAGGCTGTAAAACAAACTATTTCATTACCACATGGAAGGCTCAGTTCATAGTTTGCACAGGACAGCTTTTCAGTTTGGTAGGGAAataactgaaaaacaaaacagggaCCCTCATTTACTCTTTCATTTCCAAAGACTCCTTTCAATATAAGGATATTTCTCCATCTACTGAAGCATGTGGCATAATTGAACACATAAAGAAGGCAAATCAGATTTTCATTTAATGTTctgctttaaaaggaaaatgcagTTTGAAGAACCTGCTTAAGCCATTCTACTTCTGCTAAGAGTTCATTTGTAAATTAACAATATTATAAAATAAGcaacaaaatgagaaaataatgatAGCCCATGGCTTGAGTGGATCAGTAGATCTGCATCcagaaaataaatactgaaGAAGCTATAAAACATATTCTGCTTGAGCAGGTGTCATTTAAACAAAGCTGCAGGTTCTGTTTTACTTGCTTGGCAGCTCATGTATGACAGACAAAGAAAACAGCAGTCCTGACAGAAGAAGCAATGACCATAATAAGGGTTCGATCTAACAGATAAACACAAATGAGGTCACCTCAAAAACTGCCACCTGAAACAAAGGAACTATCAAAAAATTGAGAACTCACTGGTTAAAACGCTGCTGCTCTCATTAATTCGTTCCCCATCTGACTGTCATTTCTTCTATACAGTATTATAAAATACAGTCAGTATTTAAAGCTGAAAGGACTCAAAGGACCCAAGAAGTTGCTTTTGGTTCAGGGCACTCTGTCATATTCAATAGAGgctgtttaaataaaaaaagaaactgtaAGTACTGCATTTCTCTCACAATTCAGCATGGTCATTACAAAGTCATTGTGCTTCTGCCACTCCATACattccttcagctgcctctttGTAACTCATTGCAACAATCCCAAAGCAGTGATTAAGAAACAGGAGAAAGTGGTCAGGAGTTCTGACAATTTAGGTGATGGAAACCACTACCACCAGCTACCCCTGTGCAAACTTTCTTACCAAAGAAATGCCACAGCTGTATGGCCCCCAAAACACCACAATGCCCTTCCTTAGTGTTTCACTGCAAACAGTGCCTAGCAGGCAAAAGTTGGGATCACCGCGTAACAACTGGGACAAGGGGAATGAAGagcaaaaaatatttagagggggaaaaaaccctgaacaaaaccaaacaccatgAAGGTAAAAAGAGGATTTAAGTAACCCAATTCACTGCTTTACTGGAATTGGGTTGCCAGAAGCCAAACAGGTGAAATTGAGCTGAAGTCACCATACCTTTTACACACATGTCTAGAAAATCACAACTGTGAAAATTATCACTTCCaatgtatttctttaaaaattaatttacctAAGTACCAACAGGCTCACAAATTCTCCTGTTTTAATGGTTTTACTGTCAGATCTCCAAAAATCAGCACTTTTCCACTTTATCCTTCACATTTAGTGGGTACCAGATGAGCTCTGCCTTCTAGATCATAGATCAGGAAAATGTTTCCTCCAGATTTTTCTCaagggaaaatagaaaataaaagtgCTTTTGGTTGGAAGCAGTCCTGTCTTCTgcaagagataaagaaaaaaataccaaacacAACTGGCCATTTTGTTTGAATCCAAAAAATGTAAGTCAGATCATAAAGCCACAAAGCATTATTTTTAGAGACAAATTATTCTAGTATAAAGGCATTTGCTATTAAAACATTATGGGTAACATTTGTCTAATGTGACGTCTGCATGAAAAAAAAGTCTAActacattttgctttttaataaaaCATCTATTTTGAAACCAGATGGCTAAAATTCCCTTCTCCTACTGTACAGTGTGTAATAACTAACTACAGCTTCCAAAGAGGGACCAAACACCACTATGTTCTATTTATATGCACACAATTTATTTAAAACTAAAGCTGTGGTCTGGTGCTGTCAGGCAGTGCAATGTTCTTGCTGTCACTCAAGGTGAGGAAAGAAAATGCAATCCATTCTGGCAACAGCTGCTGCTATATTAGAATGGAAAGCTGCAGTGTCAACTGCTCTGAGATGACCCCACAACCAGAGTCCAACCCTGCACCACCACAAACCTCGCTCTCCCGCCCTCCCCAAACCCAATCATTTTACACGGGCATCCAGTTTTTATCAACAGATCTAAGGCATGTAGAAATAGAAGATTtggaagtttattttttttccaatagcGTGTAGGAGTCTCTTAGTGAGTGTTTAGATTTATCATGATCACTGCATATACAGAATCCAACAGAATTCTTCTGCAGAGTACTGGATAGGTTTTCCATtcatttctgctgcagcaaaacATCAGAATCCACACATAGGAAAAGTGCATTTAATGTTCATGTTTACATAAAGCACTCATCAAGAACAGACTACAAACAACGCTTAGAGACCATCTTTGAATGCCTTCAGCAGCAGgtcagctgccagcccaggagaCAAGACCCCTGCAAGAACTTTTTCCTCCAGAAGCGGGATCTTATCCTTGACGGCCAGGTGAGTGCGGAAGTGCTGCAGCATGTTCTCCTGGATGAGGTTCCACATCCACACCTTCTGCTGCCGGCGCCGCTTGGCCAGCAGCTCGCCGCTGCTGAGCATGAGGTCGCGGAACTCGGCCATTTTATCCCACATCTCCGAGATGCCCTCGCCCGTTTTGGCGGAGATGCGCATGACCTGGGGGGTTCAGGGAACGGCCAAAGCTAGGTTACCTGCTGGCCTCGAGGCTGCCAGGACTGCAGCAGGCAGATTGCATGGAAATCAAGACATGTGTGAGGGAAGCTTCCTTCAATACCTGCTTCATGAGGCTCTAAGCATTTCTGTGCCTTTCCCTCCAACCCCCAAAAATCTGGGATTCTACTGACTAGAAGTAGACCCTGAGATCCATACTATTTGGGATATTTGTCCAACTGCTTGTTATGAGAATCATTTTTAGTAAATCCTTCAGCTAAGAAGCACATTAGTGCTCCTTTACTTAAATGTAGAGTTAAGTGCATATTCTGGTAGCTATTCTTTCACTTAAAATATGCCAGAAACAAGGTatcttaaattttattttttttaatctttgcttTCCAGACCAGGAATTAATGTTGCCAATAATATTCCAGAAATCCAGCACAATCTTTCAAATAGAACAGCctggtgggtttgtttttgtttttttttaaaaaagcttctCTCCTTTTCCACACTTAGAAAAGAAAGGCTAATCCTCAGGCAGCCCAGCTGATTTAAACTCAGCTTAATGGGTCAACTTCAACACCAGGGTAGAACAAACCTCCTTTACAgatagtttatttttaaaggaagtgAGAGTGTGTGCTTATTGTATATACAGATATTAAAAACTAGTACTGAATCTTCTCCTTAAAAATCCACCAAAACCTTTTAATagataaaatacagaaaaatagctttaaaaCTGAAGACCTACAGgataaaaattcccattttctagCCATTTTTATTATGtgagaaactaaaaaaaaaaattaaagccataAAGGAAACACACGAACTAGTGAAAGAGCAAAGATAATCACAGGCTTCAGAGTTATAAGAGAGGGAGAAGCAGATTAAGGGACATTTTTAGATAGGCACAGTTTACAAAAAGCAAGTGAAGTTTGCACCACTTCTGATGTCAGTAATAGCTCTGCTAGTGCAGAGATTGCAGCTCGGGGCAGAAATCCTGGGGAGGAGAACTGGCTTTGCAGTGTTTCATGTGGCACACCCTGAGATCAGAGGTGAGGCATAGACAGCAGCAATCACCTCTCCAGCACACTGAGACTGAACAACCAACTGCAGTTTTTAAAAAGAGCCCAAGGACACTAGGACAGCTAGGTGAGAAGATACCAATCTTAACTCATTCAGCATgttttctggggggaaaaaatacaaaaaaacccccaaacacatCTCCAatacccaaacaaaaccaaaccagacccaaaaagccccacaaaACACAGGGAAGTCCACAAACCTTTGGCCTCCAAACCTTGGAACGCTTGCGGAGCAGCTTCATGGCACTGACGTACTCAGCCTGGATCCTCCGGGCAGGCACAACCAAATCACCATCAGCCTTGTTGATAGCAACCAGGTCTGCCATCTCAATGATGCCCCGTTTGATGCCCTAaatgcagcagggacagcaatCAGGAGTACCCAGAGGGGCTGCGGCACGCTGATTCAGCACAAAAAGCAGGTCAAAATGATTTGGTAGTTTCTAGTTTTCTCCCCAAAAATATATATAAGTAGTAAACATGTCAAAGTTAAGCTACAGAGTATCAAAAGTTTACATCctaatacttttaaaattaaaaagggaGCTTAGCTGTGCAGTAAGTGGATGACACTGAAAATACTTAATAATAACAGTGTAATGGACAAAACACTATTGATATGAACTTTCTGCACAGCTACTACATGCTGAATTTAAGTTTCTCTTTCTAGTCCCAGGCAGTAACCAATaagagaaactgaaaaatacCTGTAATTCATCTCCACCCGCAGGTGGTAGCAGTAATATAAACATATCAACCATATCAGCCACAGCAAATTCTGACTGGCCCACacctaaaaaattaaattcagaatTTACCATTTACTACAAACTTTCAGTCCCATTAATAACAGTAATTGTGACatatcccagcactgccccacaAACAAATTCCACTATAACAAaacaaagagaacagaaaacacAACAGTTTAGTAAAAGACATACAGAACTAGAAAACAAGACAGAATGAGCATTTGTGTCCAAGCAGTGACCATGTACAAAAACACGGGCAAAATCAAGGCAGGGATATGCAATTATTAGCACAGCTTATTTCCATATCACAACAGGGCAATCAAAGCAATCCCTAAGCACATACCTACTGTTTCCACAAGAACAACATCGTAGCCTCCTCCCTCGCAGAGCAGAATGGCTTCATTTGTGGTCCTTGTGACACCTCCCAGCGTCCCACTGGTTGGAGATGGTCTGATGTATGCATTCATGTCTCTTGACAACTCAGTCATCCGTGTTTTATCACCCAGCAGGGAACCTTAATGTTAAATTGTTTCAGAAGTGCAACACAGCCAAAGTCCCccttctcccccctccccaccaaaaAATGAGTGAGAAAAGACAAGACAGATCTCTCGTAAAAAGTCAGTCAAATAAGAATATCCTAGTTATAGTTGCTCAAGACTTAACTGAGGACTAGGAAGCTACTGTCTGGTTCTTCTACTTCCCAGAAGCTGGAAAGGCCTGACAGGCAGACCTTACTGTTACCAAATATGAAGAATTTGTGCTAGGTCAGAATGAATTCTACAACTCCTGAATGGCTTTTTGAAGCCTACACACATCAGGCCACACAGCTGATTCGTGTCTGCTCCTGCCCAAAGGGACAAATCTCTGCATCATAATTCTGACACACCTTGATGCTGGATGTTTTGTTTTAGGAGAGCTGACACGTGTCCCTGCCTTCCTTCTACTCAAACAAACTGCAAATCAGATTCAGCGAGATCTACGCACTCAATGCACGCTCCAAAAGATGAGAGATGATCGATTCTTCCAACACATTTTCTTCCACATTTTGCTACTCTACTCATGCATCCTGAAGGCATGCATCAAAGAACACAGTCCATCTTAGCTCCATCTCATTGCAATGCTCTAGTTATTTCTTTATAAATAGTTACACACCTCTAACAGCACAGAAGCTGGAAAAATTAATGATGCTGCTTGGCAGCTGCCCCTTATGGAAAGATCAAAATCAAGACTGTATTATTTGTATCAGAGATATCAAGAATCAGGCATGTTCAACTTGTAATTTCCCTACAATTTTTTATTGGAGAGTTAGAGATCACAGCCTGTCATCAGTAATCCTGCACAACttcaaaaaattcaaatttagaaaaataaattgtaaaagaCTAGAAAAGAGGAAGTCTGAAAGAATTACAACACTGATACAAATTTTCCAATTTTGTAtcacataggaaaaaaatatgaaaacttaatttcttttacattttactGTTATAGGCACCAAATCTTCTTCCACTTGGCCCAAAGGGATACTTCAGTAGTTGACAAGGTATTAGAAGAAACTTGACTCAAACTTTAATTCACACTCACCACCACTTGTACTAGAGGAAGGGTCTACAGCCAACACAGACACTTTGTGGCTTCTTTCCGTAAGCATCTTCCCAAAGCATTCTATGAAGGTCGACTTTCCAGCACCAGGAGGACCAGACAACCCTAAATAATCACATTAGGAAGATAAAAACATTTTGTTAGTCAAATAAATAATACATCTCATGAATACTATCAACATCTAGTTGATAACAATTCATACTCTAACACAGCatcacaaaataaaagcaaataaaagctATGCCAAAGCAAAATAGGAACTTGGCAGCAGCATTTCACCATCCCTCCTCCTATTGACACCAATATAACATTGGGTTTATCCACATCTATTTCTTCCCTTCCAAATAAGATTACTTGTACTGTATGACTTATCCTTAAAAACTTTCAAAATGTTATCTATTACAACTGGATTTTTCAGAATTACTACAAAAGAAACattccaaaaggaaaagcaaggcTGTACCTTGAAGAGCTGTTCTTTCCAAAAAATGAGGCCATTTATTTGCATGTCAAAGCTCACAAACTAAGATTAGCACCAAACTTTTCTCACTCCCATGCCCCAGTTCTTGTTCTTACTACCTTTGTACAGACAGGAGAGATGACAGCTGGGCATGACACATGTTAGCAGTCCTTCTCTTTGTTAAGGGAAAAACATTTTACAGCTTCCAGGAGAAGCAGGTTCAAGTCTCCTTCAGCTGAAAATCAGGCTGCTTAACAGAGGGCCATAAAACAGGAAGGTgcatgtttttccttctgtagaCTAAAAAAGGGATTCAGGAAATGTCCAAAAAACACCTTTAGGAAAAGACCAGGTGTGCTTGAACACATCTTTCCCTAAGTGTAGATAACATCTGCATCAATCTGCAAAGTAACTAATGTTTCACCTTATAATGGTTACACAACCGACCCTGAATAACACACTCCCAAGAAGCAATGATAATTTCTaaagcattttcaaaagcatttttcatcTCAAGCCATAATTCCACTGGACAACAGAAGTAATCTAGATTGGTTATAAACCACAAAAATATAACAATGCAAGACCACAGACCACAAACAACAGTGATAATAAAAGGTGAGGACAGTAATTATGTGTAAGCAACTACTAGACAAGACATAAAAGGACTAACCCACTCTAAAGGCAAGTGGCTTTCCTTGATTTAACTTTTCTTGTTCCCTGTGGTAGGATAATACCTTCTGAAGGAGCACCTGGGCTACTTTCTTCTTCCTACTCTGAGTTGATTCTATGAGTGTAATGGATTCGGCTAAGCAGGCTCTGTGGCCCTGGATTAGCCCCTGGTAAAGTCTGTCTACAAGTCTCTGCTCCCGATCAGAAAGCTCCTCTGCTTGCTGCTCAGGGGCTGCTTGCTGGCACAGCTCTCTCCTCAAAGCGTTTGATGAGCAAATCCATTTGGTGTGACAGCCGTGCGCCGGCCCAGGAGACTCAAGGCCCAGGAAATCTGCTCGGGAAGTGAAGCGAAAGGTCACGAAGTAAGTTCTTCTGGAGAAATAACAACGAGGGAATCTCAGCAGCAAACAGGAGATCTTCATCTTGGCTGGGACCAAAAAGTACCAGAGTTGTCAGTTCACTTCTGTTTGCAGACACtctaaagagaaggaaaaacatttttactttCCTCAAAGCACTTGTGAAGACTCAAGTTTATATACACCCCGATCCTCAGCTTTGATTTTATCTGTATCCTCTgccttaaataaaaaaatgacCACCCCCTTTTCCCGTCAAACAGACCCAATAAAAACACGCTACAGAATCAAAAGCACAGCATCTCTTTATTATCATACTTCATAAATGAAAATATCAAAAAAGTACTTTTAAATACGCCTCTGGGAGCACACGCAGCACACTACAAATCCAGGAGCAATCAATCCTTATGCTTACGGAAATGGTGGCACATTCTAGTTTGACGGGCTATTTTTAGGGTTGTTTTTAACAATTATTCGGAACGAGGGCACATTGGCACTTATTTCCACCAGAAAGAGGAATAAAGGGGAGTGGGAGAGAGTTCAGACACAAGAGCATTTAGAAATAAACAGGAGGAGCTGAGGCCTCCCCGAGGCGCCCGggcggccccagccccgccgcctCAGCCCAGGGCGGCCGCTgaggggaggagggcagggaaaagCCGCCATTCCCGGCCGATGCCCGACATTCCCGGCCGCTACCCGCCATTCCCGGCACCTACCGGagccgccccgctccgccccgggAAGTGACGCCCTCAGGCTGAGCCGGAAcccgctgccccgcagggaaa
This window harbors:
- the MMAA gene encoding methylmalonic aciduria type A protein, mitochondrial, giving the protein MKISCLLLRFPRCYFSRRTYFVTFRFTSRADFLGLESPGPAHGCHTKWICSSNALRRELCQQAAPEQQAEELSDREQRLVDRLYQGLIQGHRACLAESITLIESTQSRKKKVAQVLLQKVLSYHREQEKLNQGKPLAFRVGLSGPPGAGKSTFIECFGKMLTERSHKVSVLAVDPSSSTSGGSLLGDKTRMTELSRDMNAYIRPSPTSGTLGGVTRTTNEAILLCEGGGYDVVLVETVGVGQSEFAVADMVDMFILLLPPAGGDELQGIKRGIIEMADLVAINKADGDLVVPARRIQAEYVSAMKLLRKRSKVWRPKVMRISAKTGEGISEMWDKMAEFRDLMLSSGELLAKRRRQQKVWMWNLIQENMLQHFRTHLAVKDKIPLLEEKVLAGVLSPGLAADLLLKAFKDGL